The genomic interval CTTGGTGTGGCAATCAACAAACTCCTGAGAAACCCCATGTCGCGAGACGTGGACCTGCGCTAATGCGACTAACTGCGGCATGAGATGGTCAACAGCATTGGGTATTGCCTCGACTCGTCTCAAAAGACGTTGCATGGCAGCATCATTGTGAACCGCTGCACGACTGGTGATTCGGGACTCGTGCACAAGCCAGTTGCGCTCACGCAGGAGGCCCTGGAGGCCGGAATGAAGCTCGGCAGTAAGGAGCTCGGCGTTGGCGAGAGCTCTACAGGTTTGGCCGAAGGTCCGTGAACGCGCAGCGTCGAGCAACGGAGCCGCTGCGGCCTCGCCCATGCCAGGCGTGGCCTGGGCAAGAAGAACAAAACACTGCGCAGCGACACCCTCGAGCTCCTGAAGCTGCCAGAGCGCGAACCCGACTCGTTGGGTGATCGCGTCAAGCCGTTCTGCCGCCTTAAGATACTCCGCAGTGTACGTCATACGTCATGCAACCTCACAACGTTTTGATCGATGCGCATCAGAGCCGGATCTGCCAACTTCTGTCCGTATGACACACCGTATTTAGGAACATAGGAGTCCAACATGAGTGTTGATCTATCTGCTTCCGAGTTTCATGGCTGTCCTACTACGCCGGCACACGTTCCAACGACCCGTCATTTTCCTTGCCCCGCCCGCGCTATCAACTCCTTCAGCCCGTTCAGATCCAACCACCCAGGCACCAGCTCATTGCCCACGATGAAACCGGGTGTCCCTGAGATGCCGAGTTCGTGGGCAAGGGCTCGATTCTTGTCAATGACGGTCTGCCACTTGGGATTAGCCATGTCGGTTTCCAGTCGCTTCGCATCAAGGCCCACTTTCATGGCGATCTTCAAGATTGACTCCTTGCTCATATCGGCATGGGAGGCGAGCAGCGCTTCATGGAAGGCTTGATGCTTGCCTTGTGCCTGAGACGCAAGCGCGGCCTTGGCCGCGAGCTCCGACGGTTCGCCCAGAATGGGCAAGTCCTTGTAGACCACCCGCACTCGCGGATCGACCTTCTGGAGTTCCGTGACGGACGAAGCCGCCTTCTTACAGAACCCGCAGCGATAGTCATAGAACTCCACCAGGGTGATCTCGCCTTTTGGATTGCCGCTGACCGGTGACGCGGGATCGTGCACCAGTTCCTTCTGCTTCGTCACAAGAGCCGTTTTTTGATGGTCTCGCAGTTCCGCTTCGCGCTTGGCGAGCAATCCCTGCAGCGATTGTTCGATCACTTCCGGATGGGCACGAATATATCGTTCAATCGTTGCATCGGTGACGTCCTGAGGCAAGGCCGACGCACTCTTGGTTTCCTTGGTTGCGGTTGCACAACCAGACGCGAATATGGCGAGGATAGCCAGGATACTTAGCGAAAATGGGAAACGCTTCCAAATGTAGGCACTATTCATCGATGGATCTCCTTTACAAGTACTGATCACTCTGGCTCTGCTCTTAGCCCGCATTATTCATGAACACTTCTGCTGCAATCGCCGATCCGCTGTTCCGACAAGCCTGCGGTCGGCGGACTCGCCCCTCGGACCCTCGACGTACGGCACGAGTACGCCTCAGGTCCTCCGGGCTCCGTGCGCCGGTCTCACAACGCGGCTTGGCGATTTCGCGACGAACTGTCATGAATACTGTGGGCTAGCGATACACTTCACGGCGATGACCAACTTTTACCACAAGGACAAGCAGTCGCTCATCTTCAACAGCATAGACAATTCGATAGTCTCCCACACGAATACGGTAGAGTGGCTCGGTCCCACTCAGCTTCTCAGATCCATGAGGACGAGGCGTATTTGCCAGAGAATCGATCTTTGATTTGAGCCGCTGTTGAAACTGTGATGGCAGGTTTCGGAACTGGCGATCGGCTTGGCGAGAGAACTCGATCTGATACAACACTCTTCAGCTCATAAGCCAAGGTCTCGCTTGATTTTCTTCCACGCGACCGTGCCTTCTCGTTTGACATTGGCCAATACCGCACGAGCCTCATCCAGGTCCAGCCGGTCTTCGATCTCTTCAAGCAACTGCACGTCTTCAATCGGCACCACGGCTGCCATATCTTTGCCTCGGCTGGTGACCATCACCCGACGTTTTGTACGAGCAGTGCGCGCAAGAATTTGGCCCAACTGTTTCTTTGCTTCAACACTATTGACCCTGGTCATCACATCTTCCCTTTTCACACCGTGAGTATAGCTGAAGGAGACATCTGATGAAAGCAACTTGCCCCTGTTGCTCTCCCGAGGTGGAACAATTCGACTATCGATACCCCTCCCCGCTGGTCCCGCCGCCGAAGCCGCCCCAGTTGCCACCGAAGCCGCCTTGGCCAGTCCCCCAGTATTCACCCTTCTGAATACGCCGATAGGGGTGCCGTAAATCCGGCCGACTCATCCACCAGAAAAACGACACGATCGCCGCAGTGGTGCCAAGTGTAATCCAAACTCCGAGCCCCTTCATCCGAGGCCTGGATGGAGGAGTGAACCGCACCTCTTGCGCCGGGGTCGCCAGCGCAACCGCCGTGCGATACAGCCCTTCGCCGAAATGTCCTCGTTCGATTGCAGGCTGCAGATACAGACGACTAACCTCGTTCCTCACGGCCGGGGTGATGACCGAAAACATTTGGCGGCCCAACGCCATCGCCGCCTGCCGCTCTTCCACGGCCACCAACACCATCAGCCCATGTTCCTGCTGCGTCGAGCCGATTTGCCACTTTTCATACAGCGCGTCCGCATAATGCTTGGCCGATGGATAGGGTTTGATGCTGGGCACCGTCACAATCACCATTTCCACGCTGCTTTTTTTCTCAAGATCGATACAGACGGACCGGATGCGGTCCTTCCACTCCGGCTCCATCACTTGGGCATGATCGCTGACATACCCGATGGGGCTGGGAAGAGGCACACGTTCTTTGGGCCGGTCATACAACGAGGCGTGGGCATCAACCGCTGACAGTACGAGCATCAGGCTCAACCAGCCTATCCCTATCCCGCGTTCGTTCAGTCGATGTGCGATCACGTGATCCGAGCTTCCGCAGTCGTAACGAGCCGAGTCAGGCTCTCGAGATATCGATCCATGAGCCGCGGAACCTCTTTTTGCCCTGGAGAAATCTGCCCTCGCTTGAGCAAGAGCGCATCGCGCAGGCCGGAAAGATCGACCGCCAGATAAGATTCGAGGTCCTTCAGAAGTGCTTCGCCATGCGCAGACACAGGGCGCTCCAGTAATCGTTGGAGCCCTCGAAGTACCGGCAAAAGGGCGGTAATAGAGAGCGATAAGAGGATGGTCATCGCTTCTTCGGTACTTCGTCCTTCCACAAGGCGCTGGCGGAGACGGAGAAGATTTCCCCGTAAGCCCTGCAACACCTCAGCGGCCAAGTACCGAGAGTCGATTTTCAGGCCGACGAAGGGATCTTGCCCCCACAGCAGTCGATGGCATTCGTGGATGTCTTGGTATTCGAGAGGAAAGGTGAACGAAGCGGATTGAAGGTCGTCGACTGTGAGAAAGAGAGGAACGACGACCTGCTCCTTGCTCCAGCGCTTGTGAAGACTGTCATACTTTTTCAGTATCGAGAGGTCATAGGACGACATCACCAACAACAGATTCAGATTGGAACTACCCGGCAAAAATTCCCCTCGCACCGCACTGCCATACAACAGAATCCCTTCTAATTCACTTCCATAGACCTTTGTCACGTCCTTCACATAGGACTTTAAGAGTGTGTGCGTCTCTTCCGACAAACCGTCGATCGTCCAGTCTATCGGAGACATGACCTACCGAACTCCTCTCGCCGCCATATCGCGAGCTGAAGGGTCCGGCAGGAAACCGGCCGCCATCAGACGATCCATCATGCCAAATGGAGGCTCCTTGCGGAGTCCGGCTGTTGTCGACAAGACACGATACCGGAGTCGCGCGTTACGGTCCAAGGTACTGAAGACACGGTCTCGAAGAAAGGCGATGACCGGATTCGCTGTATTCCAGAAGAGCACCTGCTCATCAGCCAACTTCTGCAACATGGTGACCTGAGGTCGACGCAAGGTTTCATAGGTCCTCAGTTTTTCGGCAGAGTACTCGCTCGTCGCCAGACACTCAGGCAGAAGGTCAGCCAGCGTCATCGCATCCACCATCGCCTGCATGCGACCCTGAGAGGCATGCGGGTTCATCGCATGCGCCGCATCCCCGATCAGCACCGCTCCGTCGGCCACCCACGTTGGCGTGCGGACACGCCCGGTCGGCATGAAGGCGGTTTGCTTCCAGTCCATGAGCGTACGGAAGATCGCCTCGCTGGAGGGATCGATCGCAATCCACGATTTTTGTAGCGTCGCAATGCCTCGTTCTTTCACGCTCTCATATGAACCAGCCTTGATCATGTAGAACACATACACCTTGTC from Nitrospira sp. carries:
- a CDS encoding DsbA family protein, with protein sequence MRAKSRARVISTCKGDPSMNSAYIWKRFPFSLSILAILAIFASGCATATKETKSASALPQDVTDATIERYIRAHPEVIEQSLQGLLAKREAELRDHQKTALVTKQKELVHDPASPVSGNPKGEITLVEFYDYRCGFCKKAASSVTELQKVDPRVRVVYKDLPILGEPSELAAKAALASQAQGKHQAFHEALLASHADMSKESILKIAMKVGLDAKRLETDMANPKWQTVIDKNRALAHELGISGTPGFIVGNELVPGWLDLNGLKELIARAGQGK
- a CDS encoding type II toxin-antitoxin system RelE/ParE family toxin codes for the protein MLYQIEFSRQADRQFRNLPSQFQQRLKSKIDSLANTPRPHGSEKLSGTEPLYRIRVGDYRIVYAVEDERLLVLVVKVGHRREVYR
- a CDS encoding type II toxin-antitoxin system Phd/YefM family antitoxin, giving the protein MTRVNSVEAKKQLGQILARTARTKRRVMVTSRGKDMAAVVPIEDVQLLEEIEDRLDLDEARAVLANVKREGTVAWKKIKRDLGL
- a CDS encoding TPM domain-containing protein, which gives rise to MIAHRLNERGIGIGWLSLMLVLSAVDAHASLYDRPKERVPLPSPIGYVSDHAQVMEPEWKDRIRSVCIDLEKKSSVEMVIVTVPSIKPYPSAKHYADALYEKWQIGSTQQEHGLMVLVAVEERQAAMALGRQMFSVITPAVRNEVSRLYLQPAIERGHFGEGLYRTAVALATPAQEVRFTPPSRPRMKGLGVWITLGTTAAIVSFFWWMSRPDLRHPYRRIQKGEYWGTGQGGFGGNWGGFGGGTSGEGYR